One stretch of Bordetella avium DNA includes these proteins:
- the acnA gene encoding aconitate hydratase AcnA produces the protein MPHNTLDTLKTFKIGKNTCQYYSLPALGKSLGIDVSRLPVSIRIVLESVLRNCDGQKVTEAHVRQLANWQPNAHREDEIPFVVARVVLQDFTGVPLLADIAAMRSVAEKMGKSPKRIEPLVPVDLVVDHSVMIDYFGTKQALDLNMKLEFQRNRERYQFMKWGMQAFDTFGVVPPGFGIVHQVNLEYLARGVHQDKKTGVYYPDSLVGTDSHTTMINGIGVVGWGVGGIEAEAGMLGQPVYFLTPDVVGVELKGQLRGGVTATDLVLTITEMLRREKVVGKFVEFCGPGTASLSVTDRATIGNMAPEYGATMGFFPVDERTIDYFKGTGRSEEEIAAFEAYFKAQKMFGVPKAKDIGYSKLLTLDLSTVTPSLAGPKRPQDRIEIGKVKNTFIDLFSKPVSENGFNQPAAKLAEVFPTSKGTKIKNGDILIAAITSCTNTSNPSVLLAAGLLAKKAVEAGLKVPKHIKTSLAPGSRVVTEYLTKTGLLPYLEKLGFDVAAYGCTTCIGNAGDLTPDLNEAIVNNDLVCAAVLSGNRNFEARIHPNIKANFLASPPLVVAYALAGTITRDLMTEPVGRGKNGDVWLGDIWPSTEEIDALLKYAMNPEVFKENYSQVKSKPGKLWENIQGVTGETYNWPASTYIAEPPFFQDFSMTPGSIPVIKGARALGIFGDSVTTDHISPAGSIKETSPAGKWLKEHGVQKADFNSYGSRRGNHEIMMRGTFANVRIKNLMIPPRADGSRFEGGETLLQPSGEQMSIYDAAMAYVSQGTPSVVFGGEEYGTGSSRDWAAKGTQLLGVKAVIARSFERIHRSNLVGMGVLPLQFKGDDSAQSLGIKGDETFDISGLENGIKPMQDVTLTIHRHDGSTQQVTLLLRIDTPIEVDYYLHGGILPFVLRQLLAD, from the coding sequence ATGCCGCACAATACGCTCGACACCCTGAAGACCTTCAAGATCGGGAAGAATACCTGTCAGTACTACTCATTGCCGGCACTGGGCAAATCGCTGGGCATTGATGTTTCTCGCCTGCCGGTATCCATCCGTATCGTGCTGGAGTCCGTGCTGCGCAACTGTGATGGCCAAAAAGTCACCGAAGCCCATGTCCGCCAATTGGCCAATTGGCAGCCCAATGCACACCGCGAAGACGAAATCCCTTTTGTGGTCGCCCGTGTAGTGCTGCAGGATTTCACCGGCGTACCGCTGCTTGCCGATATTGCGGCCATGCGCTCGGTCGCCGAAAAAATGGGCAAGTCGCCCAAGCGCATCGAACCGCTGGTGCCGGTGGATCTGGTCGTAGATCACTCGGTCATGATCGACTATTTCGGCACCAAGCAGGCGCTCGATCTGAACATGAAGCTGGAGTTCCAGCGCAATCGCGAGCGCTACCAGTTCATGAAATGGGGCATGCAGGCTTTCGACACCTTTGGCGTCGTGCCGCCGGGATTCGGCATCGTGCACCAGGTCAACCTCGAATACCTGGCGCGCGGCGTGCACCAGGATAAAAAAACCGGCGTCTATTACCCCGACTCGCTGGTAGGCACCGATAGCCACACCACCATGATCAACGGCATTGGCGTGGTGGGCTGGGGCGTGGGCGGCATTGAAGCCGAGGCCGGTATGCTGGGTCAGCCGGTTTATTTCCTGACACCGGATGTGGTGGGCGTCGAACTCAAGGGGCAGTTGCGTGGCGGCGTGACGGCCACCGACCTGGTGCTGACAATTACCGAAATGCTGCGCCGCGAGAAGGTGGTGGGCAAATTCGTCGAGTTCTGCGGCCCGGGCACCGCCAGCCTGTCGGTGACCGACCGCGCCACTATCGGCAACATGGCCCCCGAATACGGGGCGACGATGGGCTTTTTCCCGGTCGACGAGCGCACTATCGATTATTTCAAGGGCACTGGCCGCAGCGAAGAGGAAATCGCCGCCTTCGAGGCCTATTTCAAAGCCCAGAAGATGTTCGGCGTGCCCAAGGCCAAGGATATCGGCTACAGCAAGCTGCTGACGCTGGATCTTTCTACGGTGACCCCCTCGCTTGCCGGCCCCAAGCGCCCGCAAGACCGCATCGAAATCGGCAAGGTCAAAAACACCTTCATCGACCTGTTCTCCAAACCGGTGTCCGAAAACGGCTTCAACCAGCCGGCGGCAAAGCTGGCCGAAGTGTTCCCGACCAGCAAGGGCACCAAAATCAAGAATGGCGACATCCTGATTGCCGCCATTACGTCTTGCACCAACACCTCCAACCCGAGCGTGCTGCTGGCCGCCGGCCTGTTGGCCAAGAAGGCCGTCGAAGCCGGCCTGAAGGTGCCCAAGCACATCAAAACCTCGTTGGCCCCCGGATCGCGCGTGGTGACCGAATACCTGACCAAGACAGGCCTGCTGCCCTACCTGGAGAAGCTGGGTTTTGACGTTGCGGCCTATGGTTGCACCACCTGCATCGGCAACGCCGGCGATCTCACGCCCGACCTCAACGAGGCCATCGTCAACAATGACCTCGTGTGCGCGGCCGTGTTGTCTGGCAACCGCAACTTCGAAGCCCGCATTCACCCGAACATCAAGGCCAACTTCCTGGCCTCGCCGCCGCTGGTCGTCGCGTACGCGCTGGCCGGCACCATCACCCGCGACCTGATGACCGAGCCCGTGGGCCGAGGCAAAAATGGCGATGTCTGGCTGGGCGATATCTGGCCCTCGACAGAGGAAATCGACGCACTGCTGAAGTACGCCATGAACCCCGAGGTGTTCAAGGAGAACTACAGCCAGGTCAAGAGCAAGCCGGGCAAATTGTGGGAGAACATCCAAGGCGTCACGGGCGAGACCTATAACTGGCCCGCCTCGACCTATATCGCCGAACCGCCCTTCTTCCAGGATTTCAGCATGACGCCGGGGTCGATCCCGGTGATCAAGGGCGCGCGCGCGCTGGGCATTTTCGGCGACTCAGTCACGACCGACCACATTTCACCGGCCGGCTCCATTAAGGAAACCTCACCCGCAGGCAAGTGGCTCAAAGAACATGGCGTGCAAAAAGCCGATTTCAACAGCTATGGCTCGCGCCGCGGCAACCATGAAATCATGATGCGCGGCACCTTCGCCAACGTGCGGATCAAGAACCTAATGATTCCGCCGCGCGCCGACGGCAGCCGCTTCGAAGGCGGCGAGACGCTGTTGCAGCCCTCGGGCGAGCAGATGTCCATCTATGACGCGGCCATGGCCTATGTCAGCCAGGGCACCCCCTCCGTGGTGTTCGGCGGTGAAGAATACGGCACAGGTTCTTCGCGCGACTGGGCGGCCAAGGGCACGCAATTGCTAGGCGTGAAAGCCGTCATCGCCCGCAGCTTCGAGCGCATTCATCGCAGCAATCTGGTCGGCATGGGCGTGCTGCCCCTGCAATTCAAGGGCGACGACAGCGCGCAGTCGCTGGGCATCAAGGGCGATGAAACCTTTGATATCTCGGGCCTGGAAAACGGGATCAAGCCCATGCAAGATGTCACGCTGACCATTCACCGCCACGACGGCAGCACACAGCAAGTCACTCTGCTGTTGCGCATCGATACGCCGATCGAGGTGGACTACTACCTGCACGGCGGCATTCTGCCCTTCGTGCTGCGTCAATTGCTGGCCGACTGA
- a CDS encoding transglycosylase SLT domain-containing protein encodes MLGRWGVLLCLAALAGCASTRPPGNPEDICAIFREKPQWHNAALKAQEKWETPVQVPIAMMYQESSFKHDALPPRYYFLGFIPWGRVSSAYGYAQAKDETWADYKREAGGWLSSRDDFADAIDFMAWYMSKTQRINGVSKWDAYGQYLNYHEGWTGYRNRSYDRKTWLLRVARQVQVRAERFAAQYQGCERELGRGGWLF; translated from the coding sequence ATGCTCGGACGCTGGGGCGTGTTGCTATGCCTTGCGGCCCTGGCGGGCTGCGCCAGCACACGGCCCCCTGGCAATCCTGAAGATATCTGCGCCATTTTCCGCGAGAAGCCGCAATGGCATAACGCCGCCCTCAAGGCACAGGAAAAATGGGAGACGCCAGTACAAGTGCCGATCGCGATGATGTATCAGGAGTCAAGCTTCAAGCATGACGCCCTGCCCCCCCGCTACTATTTCCTGGGTTTCATACCCTGGGGCAGGGTTAGTTCGGCCTATGGTTACGCACAGGCCAAAGATGAAACCTGGGCGGATTACAAACGCGAGGCCGGGGGCTGGTTGTCGAGCCGGGACGATTTCGCAGACGCGATCGATTTCATGGCTTGGTATATGAGTAAAACCCAGCGCATCAACGGCGTGTCTAAATGGGATGCCTATGGCCAGTACCTGAACTATCACGAAGGCTGGACCGGCTATCGCAACCGCAGTTACGACCGCAAAACCTGGCTGCTGCGGGTGGCGCGGCAGGTACAGGTGCGCGCTGAGCGCTTCGCCGCCCAGTACCAAGGTTGCGAACGCGAACTTGGCCGTGGCGGCTGGTTGTTTTAG
- a CDS encoding TonB-dependent receptor, translated as MKKLPSAAYLAVALPLSAVAQTDPSVTLGSIKVEASADASAQGLAPAFAGGQVATGARAGILGTKENLATPFSITSYTSDLIADRQARSVADVLQNDPGVRVARGFGNFQESYFVRGFLLSSEDIAYNGLYGLMPRQYISSEFFERVEVLRGASNFLTGTPPTGGGIGGAINLVPKRAPNEPLTRFTTGISSSGAAQTAADIARRFGPDDSTGIRINVGQRGGESAVDGEFGRTTAALLGLDWHNDRARLSADIGYQFNRIKRGRPNVTLNSSIKSVPSAPSSTTNYAQDWTYSNERDVFGTLRGEYDISDKLTAYAAYGHRNSKEKNSLANIGSVDASGNGTFYRFDNVRKDTVNTGELGLRAKLETGPVKHDLVVSGSYFELEKKNAYAMDWRNTTATNIYHPVRIPQPAFSPNTLFGNDLGDPALSGRVRMTSLALGDTLSVLDDRVQLTLGVRHQRLYSRDFAYNTGVGGKAYDQSRNSPAAGIVWRLTPEVSLYANYIEALTAGETAPNNSNGLPVRNAGEMLSPYVAKQKELGLKVERDGLGAGIAVFTTEKPRAYVNSDQVFSEAGRDRHDGLELTFYGQATQSVRLLGGMTWLNAKQRDTGSATTDGKRVIGVPQYQANLGAEWDIPGVEGLTLDSRLVYTGASYADAANRLKVPGWTRVDAGLRYSTDISGHSVIWRARVENIANRGYWSSVGGYPNNGYLVQGAPRTFTLTAAIEF; from the coding sequence ATGAAGAAACTCCCCAGTGCCGCCTATCTGGCGGTGGCCTTGCCTTTGAGTGCCGTCGCGCAAACTGATCCTTCCGTCACTCTGGGCTCCATCAAGGTGGAGGCGAGCGCTGATGCCTCCGCGCAGGGGTTGGCCCCGGCTTTTGCTGGCGGCCAGGTGGCTACGGGGGCGCGCGCGGGCATCCTGGGCACCAAGGAAAACCTCGCGACACCGTTTTCCATCACCAGCTATACCAGCGATCTGATCGCGGATCGCCAGGCGCGCAGCGTCGCGGATGTCTTGCAGAATGATCCGGGCGTGCGGGTGGCGCGGGGTTTCGGTAATTTTCAGGAGTCGTACTTTGTGCGCGGCTTCCTGCTCAGCTCCGAAGATATTGCCTATAACGGGCTATATGGTCTGATGCCGCGGCAGTACATCTCTTCCGAGTTTTTCGAGCGGGTCGAGGTGCTGCGTGGCGCTTCTAACTTTCTGACCGGCACGCCGCCCACGGGCGGGGGGATCGGTGGCGCTATCAATCTGGTGCCCAAGCGCGCTCCGAACGAGCCGCTCACCCGTTTCACGACTGGCATTTCCTCGAGCGGCGCGGCCCAGACCGCAGCCGATATCGCCCGTCGTTTCGGCCCCGATGACAGCACCGGCATTCGCATCAACGTAGGCCAGCGTGGGGGCGAAAGCGCCGTTGACGGCGAATTCGGCCGTACTACGGCTGCGCTGCTCGGGCTCGACTGGCACAACGATCGTGCCCGTCTCTCGGCCGATATCGGTTATCAGTTCAATCGCATCAAGCGCGGTCGTCCGAATGTCACGCTGAACTCAAGCATCAAGTCGGTGCCCAGCGCGCCGTCCTCCACCACCAACTATGCCCAGGACTGGACGTACTCCAACGAGCGGGATGTGTTTGGCACCTTGCGCGGTGAATACGATATCTCCGATAAGCTGACCGCCTACGCGGCCTACGGCCACCGCAACAGCAAGGAGAAGAACTCGCTGGCCAATATCGGCAGCGTCGATGCCTCTGGCAATGGCACGTTCTACCGCTTCGACAATGTGCGCAAAGACACCGTCAATACGGGAGAGCTCGGCCTGCGCGCCAAGCTGGAGACCGGTCCGGTCAAACATGATCTGGTGGTGTCGGGTTCTTACTTCGAGTTGGAAAAGAAAAACGCCTACGCAATGGACTGGCGCAACACCACGGCCACCAATATCTACCATCCTGTGCGTATTCCTCAACCCGCTTTCAGCCCTAACACCCTGTTTGGCAATGACCTGGGCGATCCGGCCTTGTCCGGCCGGGTCCGGATGACCAGCCTGGCGCTGGGCGACACCCTGTCGGTGTTGGACGACCGCGTGCAATTGACGTTAGGCGTGCGCCATCAGCGCTTGTACAGCCGTGATTTTGCCTATAACACCGGTGTGGGCGGCAAGGCCTACGATCAAAGCCGCAACTCGCCGGCCGCCGGCATCGTCTGGCGCCTGACCCCCGAGGTGTCGCTGTACGCCAACTACATCGAGGCCTTGACAGCCGGCGAAACCGCGCCCAATAACAGCAATGGTCTGCCGGTCCGCAATGCCGGAGAGATGTTGTCACCCTATGTCGCCAAACAGAAAGAGCTTGGTCTTAAGGTTGAGCGCGATGGCCTGGGCGCAGGCATTGCGGTATTCACGACAGAAAAGCCCCGGGCCTATGTCAACAGTGATCAAGTCTTCAGCGAGGCTGGCCGCGATCGGCACGATGGTCTTGAGCTCACCTTTTATGGCCAGGCTACCCAAAGCGTGCGTTTGTTGGGCGGCATGACCTGGCTCAATGCCAAGCAGCGCGACACCGGCAGCGCCACCACCGATGGCAAGCGTGTCATCGGTGTGCCGCAATACCAGGCCAATCTGGGCGCCGAGTGGGATATTCCGGGCGTCGAAGGGCTGACGCTCGATAGCCGCCTGGTGTACACCGGCGCCTCTTATGCCGATGCCGCCAACAGGCTAAAAGTGCCTGGCTGGACTCGCGTTGATGCCGGCTTGCGCTACTCGACCGACATCAGCGGCCACAGCGTCATCTGGCGCGCCCGCGTCGAAAACATCGCGAATCGTGGCTATTGGTCGTCGGTGGGGGGATACCCCAACAACGGTTATCTGGTGCAGGGCGCGCCCCGCACGTTCACGCTCACGGCCGCGATAGAGTTCTAA
- a CDS encoding YoaK family protein — MDTHLRCTSSLPLPLVLLCLASGYIDALGYAYHGVFAANMTGNIVLVGMSLAQHQWTTAVSGLSTLVLFFLGALAGGCFTPQRQWSYQLPLFTECALLVAASCLDPASSLWLALTATAMGLQASVIVGVGGSTVSTVVLTSTLAKLARLSARALFLAPFFGASSTPNGSRLPLLMAWSAYFLGAVAAGLLLTADWAMWAGTAAVAVLPLQQWRYRG, encoded by the coding sequence ATGGATACACATCTGCGCTGCACGTCCTCCCTCCCCCTTCCCTTGGTGCTGCTGTGCCTGGCTTCCGGCTATATCGACGCGCTTGGCTACGCTTACCACGGCGTATTCGCAGCCAATATGACGGGCAATATCGTGCTGGTGGGCATGTCGCTGGCCCAGCATCAATGGACGACCGCAGTCAGCGGACTCTCGACGCTCGTACTGTTTTTTTTGGGAGCCCTGGCTGGCGGCTGCTTTACGCCGCAGCGCCAATGGTCGTATCAGCTGCCTCTGTTTACCGAGTGCGCGCTGCTGGTGGCGGCCTCTTGCCTTGATCCCGCCAGCTCGCTGTGGCTGGCCCTCACCGCCACGGCAATGGGCTTACAGGCCAGCGTGATCGTCGGCGTGGGAGGCAGTACTGTCAGCACAGTAGTCCTTACCAGCACCCTGGCGAAATTGGCCCGGCTGTCTGCGCGAGCCCTCTTCCTTGCCCCGTTTTTTGGCGCATCCAGCACGCCAAACGGTTCGCGCCTGCCACTGCTCATGGCCTGGAGCGCCTATTTTCTGGGGGCGGTGGCTGCGGGTCTATTGTTGACGGCAGATTGGGCCATGTGGGCGGGCACCGCCGCCGTCGCGGTGCTGCCGCTACAGCAATGGCGCTATCGCGGCTGA
- a CDS encoding FdhF/YdeP family oxidoreductase — MTERKVAGVRTYHMPAGGWGALKATAATIAEQMRVAEGSELLLRANKPDGFDCPGCAWPDKKYTSTFEFCENGAKAVTWEATQRRVDPAFFAQHTVTELLGWSDHALEDAGRLTHPMTYDAASDKFVPIEWDAAYARIAQVLQAQATPDAVEFYTSGRASNESSFLFNIFAREYGTNNLADCSNMCHEPTSVGLPKTIGIGKGTVSLDDFDQCELIICIGHNPGTNHPRMMGTLHDCSQRGVPIIVLNPLRERALERFADPQSPTEMATLTSTRIASSYYQVKVGGDAAALKGIMKALVERDAQHPGTLDRDFIAQHTHGFEEFRADLEATSWDELERHSGLSRDDMQAVAQAYAKSKATIISYGMGITQHSTGAHNVQQTAALLLLRGNIGKPGAGICPLRGHSNVQGNRSVGITELIDPVMFDNIEKTFGFRPPERPGHNAGNAMRAISDGRSKVLICLGGNFAIAMPDTERCAQGMRGLTLAVHLNTKLNRSHLLIGKEVIVLPVLGRTESDVQASGAQAITVEDSMSMVHASRGKLPPASAHLRSEPAIIAGMAQATLPHSRVPWLHLIEDYDRIRDLIERIYPDFHDYNARIRVPGGFRLTLAAAQRVWKTASGKAEFLIFPGLEEDPEFKDTLKLTTVRSHDQYNTTIYGMDDRYRGVFGRRDVLFMNEEDMQRLGLAHGDKVEINTALTGQTHRRLTLTAIRHDISAGSAAAYFPEANNLCPLDYQDPLSGIPCYKSVPVQIRKTA, encoded by the coding sequence ATGACCGAACGTAAAGTCGCTGGTGTACGCACCTATCACATGCCTGCGGGCGGTTGGGGGGCTCTGAAAGCCACCGCTGCCACGATTGCAGAGCAGATGCGTGTCGCCGAGGGGTCCGAGCTGCTGCTGCGCGCCAATAAGCCGGATGGATTCGATTGTCCAGGCTGTGCCTGGCCGGACAAGAAATACACCTCCACATTCGAGTTCTGTGAAAACGGCGCCAAGGCCGTCACCTGGGAGGCGACACAGCGCCGCGTCGATCCGGCGTTTTTTGCCCAGCACACCGTGACCGAGCTCTTAGGCTGGAGCGATCATGCCCTGGAGGATGCCGGCCGGCTGACACATCCCATGACTTATGACGCGGCCAGCGACAAGTTCGTACCGATTGAATGGGATGCGGCCTATGCGCGGATTGCACAGGTGTTGCAGGCGCAGGCCACTCCGGATGCGGTGGAGTTTTACACCTCGGGGCGCGCGTCGAACGAGAGCTCCTTCCTGTTCAATATTTTTGCGCGAGAGTACGGCACTAACAATCTTGCCGATTGCTCGAATATGTGCCACGAGCCCACCAGCGTGGGCCTGCCTAAGACCATCGGCATAGGTAAGGGTACGGTTTCTCTGGATGACTTTGACCAGTGCGAGCTGATTATCTGCATCGGTCACAACCCAGGCACCAATCACCCGCGCATGATGGGCACCCTGCATGACTGTTCCCAGCGTGGCGTTCCGATTATTGTGCTCAACCCTTTGCGGGAACGAGCGCTGGAGCGCTTCGCTGATCCGCAAAGCCCCACCGAAATGGCGACGCTGACCTCTACACGCATCGCCTCCAGCTACTACCAGGTGAAGGTGGGGGGCGACGCCGCCGCACTCAAGGGCATCATGAAGGCGCTGGTGGAGCGAGACGCGCAGCATCCGGGCACCCTGGACCGGGACTTCATTGCCCAGCATACCCATGGTTTCGAGGAGTTTCGAGCGGATCTCGAAGCCACGTCCTGGGATGAACTGGAGCGGCATAGCGGCCTGAGCCGTGATGACATGCAGGCCGTGGCTCAGGCCTACGCCAAGTCCAAGGCGACCATCATCAGCTATGGCATGGGCATTACCCAGCACAGCACCGGCGCGCACAATGTGCAGCAGACTGCGGCCCTGCTGCTGCTGCGCGGCAATATCGGCAAGCCCGGCGCAGGTATCTGTCCTTTGCGCGGTCACTCCAATGTGCAAGGCAACCGCTCGGTCGGCATTACCGAACTCATTGATCCGGTGATGTTCGACAATATCGAGAAAACCTTTGGTTTCCGCCCGCCAGAGCGCCCCGGCCACAATGCCGGCAATGCCATGCGGGCCATCAGCGACGGGCGTAGCAAGGTATTGATCTGCCTGGGCGGCAATTTCGCCATCGCTATGCCCGATACCGAGCGTTGCGCGCAAGGCATGCGTGGCCTGACGCTGGCGGTGCATCTGAACACCAAACTCAACCGTTCGCACTTACTGATTGGCAAGGAGGTCATCGTGTTGCCCGTGCTGGGCAGAACCGAGAGCGACGTGCAGGCCAGCGGCGCTCAGGCCATCACGGTGGAAGACTCGATGTCCATGGTGCATGCCTCACGCGGCAAATTGCCGCCGGCTTCGGCCCATCTGCGTTCCGAGCCGGCCATCATCGCCGGGATGGCGCAGGCCACATTGCCCCACAGTCGCGTGCCGTGGTTGCATCTGATCGAAGACTACGACCGCATTCGTGACCTGATCGAGCGCATCTATCCTGATTTTCATGACTACAACGCGCGTATCCGTGTGCCGGGTGGGTTCCGCCTGACGCTGGCTGCCGCGCAGCGCGTCTGGAAAACCGCCTCTGGCAAGGCCGAGTTCTTGATTTTTCCTGGCTTGGAGGAAGACCCCGAATTCAAGGACACGCTCAAACTCACGACCGTGCGCAGCCACGATCAGTACAACACGACGATCTATGGCATGGACGATCGCTATCGGGGCGTGTTCGGGCGCCGCGACGTGCTGTTCATGAACGAAGAGGATATGCAGCGCTTGGGGTTGGCGCATGGCGATAAAGTCGAGATCAACACCGCGCTTACCGGTCAAACACACCGTCGCCTGACATTGACCGCCATCCGCCACGACATTTCGGCGGGATCGGCTGCCGCTTACTTCCCCGAAGCCAATAATCTGTGCCCGCTGGATTATCAGGACCCTTTAAGCGGCATCCCCTGCTATAAATCCGTGCCCGTGCAGATCCGCAAGACCGCCTAG
- the acnB gene encoding bifunctional aconitate hydratase 2/2-methylisocitrate dehydratase, with translation MLETYRQQVAERAALGIPPLPLSAQQTADLIELLKNPPAGDEQFLLDLLTHRVPAGVDDAAKVKASYLAAVALGKESCALISRAKATELLGTMLGGYNIGPLIELLDDAEVGTVAAEGLKKTLLMFDAFHDVKEKADKGNANARAVLQSWADAEWFTSRPEVPESLTITVFKVPGETNTDDLSPAPDATTRPDIPLHALAMLKNKREGANFQPEEDGKRGPVRFIESLKEKGHLVAYVGDVVGTGSSRKSATNSVLWFTGQDIPFVPNKRFGGVCLGGKIAPIFYNTMEDAGALPIELDVSNMEMGDVIELRPYDGKALKNGEVIAEFEVKSDVLFDEVRAGGRIPLIIGRGLTAKAREALGLAPSTLFRLPKNPVDTGRGFSLAQKMVGRACGLPEGQGIRPGTYCEPKMTSVGSQDTTGPMTRDELKDLACLGFSADLVMQSFCHTAAYPKPVDVKTHHTLPQFISTRGGISLRPGDGVIHSWLNRMLLPDTVGTGGDSHTRFPIGISFPAGSGLVAFAAATGVMPLDMPESVLVRFKGKMQPGVTLRDLVNAIPLYAIKQGMLTVAKQGKKNIFSGRILEIEGLPDLKVEQAFELSDASAERSAAGCSVRLNKEPIIEYINSNIVMLKWMIANGYEDERSITRRIKAMEAWLADPKLLEPDADADYAAVIEIDLADIHEPIVACPNDPDDVKTLSDVAGAKIDEVFIGSCMTNIGHFRAASKLLEGKRDIPVKLWVAPPTKMDAQQLTEEGHYGVFGTAGARTEMPGCSLCMGNQAQVREGATVMSTSTRNFPNRLGKNTNVYLGSAELAAICSRLGRIPTKEEYMSDMGVINKSGDQIYKYLNFDQIADYKDVADSVPV, from the coding sequence ATGCTGGAAACGTACCGCCAACAGGTGGCCGAACGCGCCGCACTGGGCATCCCCCCGCTGCCGCTTTCCGCCCAACAAACCGCCGACCTGATCGAGCTGCTGAAAAACCCGCCCGCCGGCGACGAACAGTTCCTGCTGGATCTGTTGACGCACCGCGTGCCCGCTGGCGTAGACGACGCCGCCAAGGTCAAGGCCTCTTATCTGGCCGCTGTCGCGCTGGGCAAGGAGTCGTGTGCACTGATCAGCCGCGCCAAGGCAACCGAACTGCTGGGCACCATGCTCGGCGGCTACAACATCGGTCCGCTGATCGAACTGCTGGATGACGCCGAGGTCGGCACGGTTGCCGCCGAAGGCCTGAAGAAAACCCTGCTGATGTTCGACGCCTTCCACGACGTGAAGGAAAAGGCCGACAAGGGTAACGCTAACGCCCGCGCCGTGCTGCAAAGCTGGGCAGACGCCGAATGGTTCACCAGCCGCCCCGAAGTGCCGGAAAGCCTGACCATTACGGTTTTCAAGGTTCCGGGCGAAACCAACACCGACGACCTGTCGCCGGCGCCTGACGCCACGACCCGCCCGGACATCCCGCTGCACGCGCTGGCGATGCTGAAGAACAAGCGTGAAGGCGCTAACTTCCAGCCCGAAGAAGACGGCAAGCGCGGTCCGGTCCGCTTCATCGAGTCGCTAAAAGAAAAGGGCCACCTGGTTGCTTACGTGGGCGACGTGGTCGGCACCGGCTCCTCGCGCAAGTCGGCCACCAATTCGGTGCTGTGGTTCACCGGCCAAGATATCCCCTTCGTGCCGAACAAGCGCTTTGGCGGTGTCTGCCTGGGCGGCAAAATTGCCCCCATCTTCTACAACACGATGGAAGATGCCGGCGCCCTGCCGATCGAGCTGGACGTTTCCAACATGGAAATGGGCGATGTGATCGAGCTGCGCCCCTACGACGGCAAGGCCCTGAAGAACGGCGAGGTAATCGCCGAGTTCGAAGTCAAATCGGATGTCCTGTTTGACGAAGTACGCGCCGGCGGCCGTATTCCGCTGATCATTGGCCGTGGCCTGACCGCTAAGGCTCGCGAAGCCCTGGGCCTGGCGCCCTCCACGCTGTTCCGCCTGCCCAAGAACCCGGTCGACACCGGCCGCGGTTTCAGCCTGGCCCAGAAGATGGTCGGCCGCGCCTGCGGTCTGCCGGAAGGCCAGGGCATCCGCCCGGGCACCTACTGCGAACCGAAGATGACTTCGGTGGGCAGCCAGGACACGACCGGCCCCATGACCCGCGACGAGCTCAAGGATCTGGCCTGCCTGGGCTTCTCGGCCGATCTGGTGATGCAGTCCTTCTGCCACACCGCTGCCTATCCCAAGCCGGTTGATGTCAAGACGCACCACACGCTGCCGCAGTTCATCAGCACCCGTGGCGGCATTTCGCTGCGCCCTGGCGACGGCGTGATCCATTCCTGGCTCAACCGCATGCTGTTGCCCGACACGGTGGGCACTGGCGGCGACTCGCACACCCGCTTCCCGATCGGCATCTCGTTCCCGGCAGGTTCCGGCCTAGTGGCATTCGCCGCCGCTACCGGCGTCATGCCGCTGGACATGCCGGAATCGGTGCTGGTGCGCTTCAAGGGCAAGATGCAGCCCGGCGTCACCCTGCGCGATCTGGTCAACGCCATTCCCTTGTACGCCATCAAGCAAGGCATGTTGACGGTGGCCAAGCAAGGCAAGAAGAACATCTTCTCCGGCCGCATTCTGGAAATCGAAGGTCTGCCCGATCTCAAGGTCGAGCAAGCCTTTGAGCTGTCCGACGCTTCCGCCGAACGTTCGGCGGCCGGCTGCTCGGTGCGCCTCAACAAAGAGCCGATCATCGAGTACATCAACAGCAACATCGTGATGTTGAAGTGGATGATCGCCAACGGCTATGAAGACGAACGCTCGATTACCCGCCGTATCAAGGCCATGGAAGCCTGGCTGGCAGACCCCAAGCTGCTGGAACCGGATGCCGACGCCGACTATGCGGCCGTGATCGAAATCGATCTGGCCGATATCCACGAACCCATCGTTGCATGCCCGAACGACCCCGACGACGTCAAGACGCTGAGCGATGTGGCCGGCGCCAAGATCGACGAAGTGTTTATCGGTAGCTGCATGACCAACATCGGCCATTTCCGCGCGGCATCCAAGCTGCTGGAAGGCAAGCGCGATATTCCGGTCAAGCTGTGGGTGGCTCCCCCGACCAAGATGGACGCTCAGCAACTGACGGAAGAAGGCCATTACGGCGTCTTCGGCACCGCTGGCGCCCGTACGGAAATGCCGGGCTGCTCGCTGTGCATGGGCAACCAGGCGCAGGTGCGCGAAGGCGCGACCGTCATGTCGACTAGCACCCGCAACTTCCCGAACCGTTTGGGCAAGAACACCAACGTGTATCTGGGCTCTGCCGAACTGGCCGCCATCTGCTCGCGTCTGGGCCGCATCCCGACGAAGGAAGAGTACATGTCGGATATGGGCGTCATCAACAAGAGCGGCGACCAGATCTACAAGTACCTGAACTTCGATCAGATCGCTGACTACAAGGACGTCGCGGACTCGGTTCCGGTCTAA